A window of Fragaria vesca subsp. vesca linkage group LG7, FraVesHawaii_1.0, whole genome shotgun sequence contains these coding sequences:
- the LOC101301904 gene encoding histone-lysine N-methyltransferase ASHH1-like has translation MDPNETEQKLLPQDMFLRTARIVGNMEAETVVCTTDQLIEEEPQYTHIHQNEFSYRRHKKQEEEDIVICECKYDEKDPESACGERCLNVLTSTECTPGYCPCGVYCKNQRFQKREYAKIKLFKTEGCGWGLLANENIKAGQFIIEYCGEVISWKEAKKRSHAYEIEGIRDAFIISLNASESIDATVKGSLARFINHSCQPNCETRKWNVLGEIRVGIFAKQDILVGTELAYDYNFEWYGGVKVRCLCGAPSCSGFLGAKSRGFQEDTYVWEDDDERYSVEKIPLYDSAEDEPSMLFKTVNSNSEFDVKRMMINVNANSEHQLMSTALVVQSLDSDPMEGVVMEVKNEASEETKLYSQNNQPAFLKKNAMISRIRSNTACRNYHIESGSVSNKRLKQGSSGKLKHYAQKQVDAKSVALLLASNEAQEEILKHEEMRSDAATHLESLYNEIRPAIEEHERDSQDSVATSVAEKWIEACCLKLKMEFDLYSSIVKQVACTTRKASSESKYADSNIENEIKLLPN, from the exons AAGAAGAGCCACAATACACACATATTCACCAGAATGAATTCTCATATAGGAG GCACAAGAAGCAGGAGGAGGAGGATATTGTCATATGTGAATGCAAGTATGATGAAAAGGATCCTGAAAGTGCATGTGGAGAAAGGTGCTTGAATGTGTTGACCAGCACGGAGTGCACTCCTGGATATTGCCCTTGCGGTGTGTATTGTAAGAATCAG AGATTTCAGAAACGTGAATATGCCAAGATAAAGTTGTTTAAAACAGAAGGCTGTGGTTGGGGCCTTTTAGCCAATGAGAACATAAAG GCAGGGCAGTTTATTATCGAGTACTGTGGAGAAGTGATATCATGGAAAGAAGCAAAGAAAAGATCGCATGCTTATGAAATTGAAG GTATCAGAGATGCATTTATTATTTCTCTCAATGCCTCTGAGTCTATCGATGCCACTGTGAAGGGAAGCCTTGCCAGATTTATAAATCATTCTTG CCAACCAAATTGTGAGACAAGAAAGTGGAATGTGCTTGGGGAAATTAGGGTTGGAATATTTGCAAAACAAGATATATTAGTTGGAACTGAGTTGGCATATGACTACAATTTTGAATGGTATGGAGGTGTTAAGGTTCGCTGCCTCTGTGGTGCACCTAGCTGTTCAGGATTTCTTGGGGCAAAATCTCGTGGTTTCCAG GAGGATACATACGTATGGGAAGATGACGATGAAAG GTATTCAGTTGAGAAAATTCCGCTCTATGATTCGGCAGAGGATGAGCCATCTATGCTCTTCAAGACTGTGAACTCAAATTCTGAATTTGATGTAAAACGGATGATGATCAATGTCAATGCTAATTCTGAACATCAGTTGATGTCCACTGCTCTTGTCGTCCAATCACTTGATTCAGATCCAATGGAGGGTGTAGTTATGGAGGTGAAAAATGAAGCGAGTGAAGAGACAAAACTTTATTCACAAAATAATCAACCGGCTTTCCTGAAAAAGAATGCAATGATATCCCGAATCCGTAGCAATACTGCGTGTCGAAACTATCACATTGAATCAGGATCAGTTTCAAACAAGAGATTGAAACAAGGTTCTAGTGGAAAGTTGAAACATTATGCACAAAAACAGGTCGATGCCAAATCTGTAGCTTTGCTTTTAGCATCAAATGAGGCACAGGAGGAAATTTTGAAACATGAG GAGATGAGAAGTGATGCTGCCACACATCTTGAATCTTTATATAATGAGATACGACCTGCCATTGAAGAACATGAAAGGGACAGCCAAGACAGTGTAGCGACCAGTGTAGCTGAGAAGTGGATAGAAGCCTGCTGCTTGAAACTTAAGATGGAATTCGACCTGTATTCCTCTATTGTTAAACAAGTGGCTTGTACCACTCGTAAGGCAAGCAGCGAGTCCAAATATGCAGATAGCAACATAGAGAATGAAATCAAGTTACTCCCGAATTGA